In one window of Mucilaginibacter auburnensis DNA:
- a CDS encoding Smr/MutS family protein encodes MKYKLGDFVRFIDEKLEGFVTRIIDEQMIGVTGEDDFEIPVPAAKVTLVHGYKKPDAVSENLSNPLDVSIANFKAKGIYLGVVPDPKANSVVHFHLINDTSFQLLATLVTEQRGNKGEFAGNIASNSAEKIYSAQLADLQLWPKMLINILYFTKQHPEIPNPLTFSEKFKAKDFSGSKKNLPIINQQGWLIRLDEPELVIDADKLKESFFKSAEEKVTISKPEREVDLHIEKLRDDHQFLSSAEILGIQLNHFNKALDAAIVNQMPEIVFIHGAGNGTLRHEIQKKLSKHPKVQTFMDAQKEKFGFGATRVLLK; translated from the coding sequence ATGAAATATAAGTTAGGCGATTTTGTACGCTTTATTGATGAAAAGCTGGAAGGTTTTGTAACCAGGATTATTGACGAGCAAATGATTGGCGTGACCGGTGAAGATGACTTTGAAATACCGGTACCTGCAGCCAAGGTTACGCTTGTGCATGGTTACAAAAAGCCGGATGCTGTGTCAGAAAACCTCAGCAATCCTTTAGATGTCTCAATAGCTAATTTCAAGGCGAAAGGTATTTACTTGGGTGTTGTGCCCGACCCAAAGGCTAACTCCGTTGTACATTTTCACCTAATTAACGATACCTCTTTCCAGTTGTTGGCAACACTTGTTACTGAGCAACGCGGAAATAAAGGAGAATTCGCTGGCAATATAGCGTCTAACAGTGCTGAAAAAATCTACTCGGCTCAATTGGCTGATCTGCAGCTTTGGCCTAAAATGTTGATCAACATTTTGTACTTCACCAAACAACACCCGGAAATTCCAAATCCGCTAACATTTTCAGAGAAGTTTAAAGCCAAAGATTTTTCGGGAAGTAAAAAAAACCTGCCTATTATAAATCAGCAAGGCTGGCTCATTAGATTAGATGAACCGGAACTGGTAATTGATGCAGATAAATTAAAGGAAAGCTTTTTCAAATCTGCCGAAGAGAAAGTAACCATCAGCAAGCCTGAACGCGAAGTTGACCTTCACATAGAAAAGCTTCGGGATGATCACCAATTTTTAAGCAGCGCAGAAATACTTGGTATACAGTTAAATCATTTCAACAAAGCGCTTGATGCTGCTATAGTGAATCAAATGCCCGAAATAGTTTTTATCCATGGAGCTGGCAATGGCACATTACGCCATGAGATACAAAAAAAGCTGAGTAAGCACCCCAAGGTCCAAACCTTCATGGATGCCCAAAAAGAGAAATTCGGTTTTGGTGCAACAAGAGTATTGCTGAAATAA
- a CDS encoding TolC family protein yields the protein MGRLRKYELLIAFALGGKISYAQQTADSVLTLQQCIDIGIKNNLQVKQTAAQTEASRIYWQQAKENLLPTLGGDINHSYSQGRSLNPFTNGYLDQPITSGNYNLSSSLTLSSGLTLQNSIKQTALAYQAGKMDLEQAKNDLTLNLITAYFKVLNGEDQLELAKTQASVSQKQLERAEVLDKDGAISPQQLYDLKGQAATDQLSIINAQNSISIAKLDLLQSLNVPYNKNIKLQRKLSDQITARYQETAEQVYNTALNNFAFVKSGTLKRQSAERALMVAKGTLLPSLYLTGGLSTTYSSAAQRSILINQSIEPTNQFIQTAGGGRETVYTTQSNYIGQNINYTDQLRNNYRTFIGIGLSVPILNAFQNRNKVSLAKINLQTAKDVEQTNQLQLKVNIDKAYENMNMAFDRYQLLLIQTDAFTESFRIAENRFNAGAITSVDFLIVKGNLDRARTNLVNARYDYLIRTRILDYYTGQLEVY from the coding sequence ATGGGCAGGCTAAGAAAATACGAATTATTGATCGCATTTGCGTTGGGCGGCAAAATATCGTATGCTCAGCAAACAGCTGATTCTGTTCTGACTTTGCAACAATGTATTGATATTGGAATAAAAAACAATTTGCAGGTCAAACAAACTGCTGCACAAACAGAAGCAAGCCGTATTTATTGGCAACAAGCTAAAGAAAACCTTTTGCCCACACTTGGCGGCGATATCAACCATAGTTATAGCCAGGGCCGAAGTTTAAATCCGTTCACTAATGGTTATCTTGATCAACCTATTACTTCCGGAAATTATAATTTAAGCAGTAGCCTAACATTGTCAAGCGGGCTAACTTTACAAAACAGTATAAAGCAAACTGCCCTTGCCTACCAGGCCGGTAAAATGGATCTGGAGCAGGCAAAAAACGACCTTACGCTTAACCTTATCACGGCCTACTTTAAAGTTTTGAACGGCGAAGATCAGTTGGAATTGGCAAAAACTCAGGCTTCAGTATCGCAAAAACAATTGGAACGTGCAGAGGTGCTTGACAAAGATGGAGCCATATCTCCCCAACAATTGTATGACCTGAAGGGACAGGCGGCCACAGACCAGTTAAGTATTATAAACGCTCAAAATAGCATATCAATTGCAAAGCTTGATCTTTTACAATCACTAAATGTACCGTATAACAAAAATATAAAACTACAGCGCAAATTGAGTGATCAAATCACCGCGCGTTACCAGGAAACAGCTGAGCAGGTTTATAATACCGCATTAAATAACTTTGCATTTGTAAAATCGGGCACATTGAAACGGCAGAGCGCAGAACGCGCGTTAATGGTTGCCAAGGGCACACTATTACCATCATTGTACTTAACCGGCGGACTAAGCACTACCTACTCAAGCGCTGCGCAGCGCTCAATACTTATCAACCAGAGTATTGAGCCTACTAACCAGTTTATTCAAACTGCTGGCGGCGGCAGGGAAACCGTTTACACAACACAATCAAATTATATTGGTCAGAATATTAATTACACAGATCAGCTAAGAAACAACTATCGCACCTTTATAGGTATTGGCTTAAGTGTACCTATACTTAATGCTTTTCAAAACAGGAACAAGGTATCGTTAGCTAAGATCAACCTGCAAACGGCTAAAGATGTTGAACAGACCAATCAGCTACAGCTAAAGGTTAATATTGATAAAGCTTACGAGAATATGAATATGGCTTTTGATCGTTATCAGCTGCTTTTAATTCAAACTGATGCTTTTACTGAGTCATTCCGTATAGCAGAGAATCGTTTCAACGCGGGAGCGATAACTTCTGTTGATTTTTTAATTGTTAAAGGCAATTTAGACAGGGCTCGTACTAACCTCGTCAATGCCCGCTATGATTATTTGATACGCACCCGAATTTTAGATTACTACACTGGGCAGTTAGAAGTATATTAA
- a CDS encoding DUF1810 domain-containing protein, producing the protein MDNLQRFKESQKRDYETALAEIRAGRKKSHWMWYIFPQIAGLGATETSRFYAIKDIEEAGDYLMDQDLGYRLTEICKALLMLETNNATAIFGTPDDLKLRSSMTLFDAVPATFPVFGQVLDKFNNGQRDERTLAILASSRK; encoded by the coding sequence ATGGATAATTTACAGCGTTTTAAAGAATCACAAAAAAGAGATTACGAAACAGCTTTAGCAGAAATTAGGGCGGGTCGTAAAAAAAGCCATTGGATGTGGTATATCTTTCCGCAAATTGCTGGTCTGGGCGCTACAGAAACGTCTCGCTTTTATGCCATCAAGGATATTGAGGAAGCAGGTGATTATTTGATGGATCAGGACTTGGGCTACAGGCTCACAGAAATATGTAAAGCTTTACTGATGTTGGAAACGAATAATGCAACTGCTATATTCGGCACACCTGACGATCTTAAACTGAGATCGTCAATGACCTTATTCGATGCTGTACCGGCCACATTTCCTGTATTTGGACAGGTGTTAGATAAATTTAATAATGGGCAGCGGGACGAACGTACACTGGCAATTTTGGCAAGTTCGCGTAAATAG
- a CDS encoding DUF5627 domain-containing protein: MKNLFYLSIIILFLSACKNAEWEFPDSNTSTVYFSYQYPVRTITMGEDIFDTTLDNQRKFSIMATWGGGYTNKKDVTIGFEVDQSMVSNVNYKDGTQVRAMPTNYYKLASNKIVIPKGAVAGGVEVQLTDDFFADPLALKRNYVIPLIMRTVEGADVILRGKSQLTAPNRIIGSDWGTIPKDYTFYAVKYINTWDGNYLRRGKDVIVTNGNTETVSRRNKYVESDEIKKLNTIDLSNLELPLTFKNESGTNVPVSLKLQFDNTGKCTIVSNTAAVNSTGTGQFVKRGEKKSWGDQDRDALYLDYQVTVGARQYNTKDTLVMRDRGVAKEVFEVVPR; this comes from the coding sequence ATGAAGAATTTATTTTATTTATCAATTATCATACTTTTCCTTTCGGCATGTAAAAATGCCGAATGGGAATTTCCGGATAGCAACACAAGTACTGTTTACTTTTCTTACCAATACCCGGTAAGAACTATTACCATGGGCGAGGATATATTTGATACTACGCTTGATAATCAACGCAAATTCAGCATAATGGCAACATGGGGTGGTGGTTATACTAATAAAAAAGATGTAACTATCGGTTTTGAAGTTGATCAGTCAATGGTAAGCAATGTTAATTATAAAGATGGTACCCAGGTAAGGGCAATGCCAACCAACTATTACAAACTTGCTTCAAATAAAATAGTTATACCTAAAGGCGCTGTGGCCGGTGGTGTTGAAGTTCAACTTACAGATGATTTTTTTGCGGATCCTTTAGCGTTGAAACGTAATTATGTAATTCCTTTAATTATGCGTACGGTTGAAGGGGCTGATGTGATTTTACGCGGTAAATCCCAACTCACTGCACCTAACAGGATAATTGGTTCTGACTGGGGCACCATTCCTAAAGACTATACATTTTATGCTGTAAAGTATATTAACACCTGGGATGGTAATTACTTAAGAAGAGGCAAGGATGTAATTGTAACCAATGGCAATACCGAAACGGTATCGCGCAGGAATAAATATGTTGAAAGCGATGAGATCAAAAAACTCAATACCATCGACCTCTCTAATTTGGAACTGCCCTTAACGTTCAAAAATGAGTCGGGAACAAATGTACCTGTTTCATTGAAGCTACAATTTGATAATACAGGCAAATGCACTATAGTTTCCAACACGGCAGCTGTAAACTCAACGGGCACGGGCCAGTTTGTTAAAAGAGGCGAGAAAAAAAGCTGGGGCGATCAAGACCGCGACGCACTTTATCTCGATTATCAGGTAACTGTTGGAGCTCGTCAATACAACACTAAAGATACATTGGTAATGCGCGACAGGGGAGTGGCTAAAGAAGTATTTGAAGTAGTTCCCAGATAA
- a CDS encoding polysaccharide deacetylase family protein: MISFAYRYTVVLFLLLLCCSVNAQTISNYRTYYAYASAGSKQILVLRQFKKDAQDFFLTVDLYTLQTKIVAASTLSVKPVQFEMLEKLYAGTPYFRALSQARNTSLSLQNAGIVQGYPDEKGITLTIDLCPSHKPLDRVIFTSLINEFKKVEAPVPLALSLSGRFMLTHSADIKWLKSMEVAGELNITWINHTYNHHYTPNVPLQQNFLLKPGTDINFEILGTEIAMLEHGLTPSAFFRFPGLVSDQAVVDKVLSYGLIPVGSDAWLAKGQPANPSSIVLIHGNGNEPLGVKDFLQLLQSNRKAVLNKQWLLYDLRESLDDEFK; the protein is encoded by the coding sequence ATGATTTCCTTTGCTTATCGTTACACAGTTGTTTTGTTCCTTTTGTTATTATGCTGTTCGGTTAATGCCCAAACTATATCAAATTACCGTACTTACTACGCCTATGCATCTGCGGGCAGTAAACAAATTCTGGTGTTACGCCAATTTAAAAAGGACGCTCAGGATTTTTTCTTAACCGTAGACCTTTACACTTTACAAACAAAAATTGTAGCGGCTTCTACTCTATCTGTTAAACCCGTTCAGTTTGAAATGCTGGAAAAGCTGTATGCGGGCACTCCATATTTCCGGGCTTTATCACAAGCCCGCAATACAAGCTTAAGCTTGCAGAATGCAGGTATTGTACAGGGATATCCTGACGAAAAAGGCATAACATTAACAATAGACCTTTGTCCCTCACATAAACCACTTGATAGGGTGATATTTACATCACTTATTAATGAGTTTAAAAAAGTGGAAGCACCTGTACCTTTGGCGCTATCACTATCCGGTCGCTTTATGCTCACGCACTCGGCAGATATTAAATGGCTTAAAAGCATGGAAGTTGCCGGAGAATTGAATATCACCTGGATCAATCACACTTATAATCACCATTACACACCAAATGTGCCCTTGCAGCAAAACTTTCTGCTCAAGCCCGGCACCGACATAAATTTTGAGATTCTTGGTACCGAGATAGCCATGCTGGAACATGGACTTACACCTTCTGCATTCTTTCGCTTCCCAGGACTGGTATCTGATCAGGCTGTGGTAGACAAAGTACTGAGTTATGGATTGATCCCTGTGGGAAGTGATGCTTGGTTGGCTAAAGGGCAACCTGCCAACCCCAGTAGTATCGTATTGATACATGGCAACGGAAACGAACCGCTTGGTGTGAAGGATTTTCTGCAACTTCTCCAAAGCAATCGTAAAGCTGTACTTAACAAACAGTGGTTGTTGTATGATCTTAGAGAGAGTCTGGACGATGAGTTTAAGTAA
- a CDS encoding RagB/SusD family nutrient uptake outer membrane protein translates to MKKIAILILLITVFSAGCKKDLIDPANENLRGKDIIYNEPGFAAGLLTNGYLRLPYDDFVYGFNDVATDDAVSNDPTNVFYALATGQWRKDNNAMDFWTRGHNAILYLNLILAEADKVKWAEEEQASKLFKMRIKGEAHGLRAIFMYFLLQAHGGKVGGKLMGLPILSKPSEEITDYNLPRAEYKEYVDFIYKDMQAAEDMLPTDYNDLNVNTGVIPAKYAAQGITSIASYNRVMGMFFRGRVNGRIVKAFRSRVSLMAASPAFLNGEGDSWQKAALAAADLINLNNGIAGLPANGWTFYNNSSEISAIANGSNPPEIIWRGRTLTHSNISSTIEKQHFPPSLFGNGRLNPTQNLVDAFPMKNGYPIDDLNGNYDKNNPYKDRDPRMDAYITVNGSKAGVSNTTISTTSGNDGVGVLATSTVTGYYMRKLLNQATNLNPATPQTKMMYVARLRYTEIYLNYAEAANEAYGPDGAAPGAAYTPRNVIAAIRKRAGVGGSADPYLASISSKEAMRELIRNERRLELCFEGNRFWDIRRWKLDLTKLNEPIRGIAGKNASGQTVYDFTGPFAIESQKRAFQSYMYYGPIPYFETLKFSNLPQNEGW, encoded by the coding sequence ATGAAAAAAATAGCAATATTAATATTACTGATCACGGTATTTTCTGCTGGTTGCAAAAAAGATCTGATCGATCCCGCAAATGAGAACCTGCGCGGTAAGGATATTATTTACAATGAGCCCGGATTTGCCGCAGGCTTACTTACCAACGGCTACTTGCGTTTGCCTTACGATGATTTTGTATATGGGTTTAACGATGTGGCAACTGATGACGCTGTGTCAAATGATCCGACAAATGTTTTTTATGCTTTGGCAACCGGCCAATGGAGAAAGGACAATAACGCCATGGACTTTTGGACACGGGGACACAATGCGATACTTTACCTAAACCTTATTTTAGCTGAAGCCGACAAAGTAAAATGGGCAGAAGAGGAGCAAGCTTCTAAACTGTTTAAAATGCGTATAAAAGGCGAAGCGCATGGTTTGCGCGCAATTTTTATGTATTTTTTACTTCAGGCTCATGGCGGAAAAGTTGGTGGCAAACTTATGGGATTACCAATTTTGTCAAAGCCATCTGAGGAGATCACAGACTACAATTTACCCCGAGCAGAGTATAAAGAATACGTTGACTTTATTTATAAGGACATGCAGGCAGCAGAGGATATGTTACCTACAGACTACAATGATCTAAACGTAAATACCGGTGTTATACCTGCTAAATACGCGGCACAAGGCATTACTTCAATAGCAAGCTATAACAGGGTTATGGGTATGTTTTTTAGGGGCAGGGTTAACGGCCGAATTGTGAAAGCTTTCCGTTCAAGAGTAAGCTTAATGGCGGCAAGTCCTGCTTTTTTAAACGGTGAGGGAGATAGCTGGCAGAAAGCGGCATTAGCAGCTGCGGACCTTATCAATTTGAACAACGGCATTGCTGGTTTGCCGGCAAACGGTTGGACGTTTTATAACAATTCGTCAGAAATTAGCGCTATAGCTAATGGTTCTAATCCGCCCGAAATTATTTGGCGGGGGCGTACGCTTACGCATAGCAACATCAGCAGTACAATAGAGAAACAACACTTCCCGCCGTCTTTGTTTGGTAATGGGCGTCTTAACCCTACTCAAAACCTGGTAGATGCTTTCCCTATGAAAAATGGGTATCCAATAGACGATCTAAACGGTAATTATGATAAAAACAATCCATACAAAGATCGTGACCCACGCATGGATGCTTACATCACAGTAAATGGCAGCAAGGCTGGTGTTTCCAATACAACTATCTCAACAACTTCCGGAAATGATGGCGTAGGAGTTTTAGCTACATCAACTGTAACAGGTTACTACATGCGTAAACTGCTTAATCAAGCAACTAACCTTAATCCTGCAACACCTCAAACTAAAATGATGTATGTTGCACGCCTACGTTATACCGAGATATATCTGAATTATGCGGAAGCTGCTAACGAAGCTTACGGTCCTGACGGTGCTGCACCCGGTGCTGCTTATACACCTCGTAATGTAATTGCAGCCATTCGTAAAAGAGCCGGAGTTGGTGGTAGCGCCGACCCTTATTTAGCATCTATCAGTTCTAAAGAGGCAATGCGAGAACTTATTCGTAACGAACGCAGGTTAGAGCTTTGTTTTGAAGGCAACAGGTTTTGGGATATCAGAAGGTGGAAGCTTGATTTAACCAAGCTTAATGAACCAATTAGAGGTATTGCAGGCAAAAATGCTTCAGGACAAACAGTTTATGATTTTACAGGGCCTTTTGCAATTGAAAGCCAGAAACGTGCATTTCAAAGCTACATGTACTATGGGCCGATACCTTATTTTGAAACATTAAAATTCTCTAACCTACCACAAAATGAAGGCTGGTAA
- a CDS encoding SusC/RagA family TonB-linked outer membrane protein, protein MKIFKVNILLHLVLALFCLKLKAQQTKQGELNARVQNSKGEPVQGASVISLGNEITNTDKEGAFSIITTPGKRLVITALGYQSLTIDADTTLKLITLKSEADQVQVAFQKQDRSEILGGVSNFNVAEMLEKNYYMSTSDYLSSFLPGYNGTNGNVWGSGTLTMVDGVPRDIGNVLPTEIDQITLLKGAQAVALYGSQASRGVLIVTTKRGTSGQDAFKVRFNAGVFTPRGYPDYVGAAEYMTLYNEARRNDGAGTLYDDVTINNTASGKNLFRYPDVNYYSSEFLKKSVNRADVTAEFRGGNEKARFYANMGFYQQGSLLNVGTGKDEGVSRFNVRGNLDIKFNKAITGKINASLAYYDTKTAKGNYWGNAATLRPNWYAPLIPLSAVENPNDPKWQTFKDSPFLVDGQYLVGGRQDMTTTPFGALYTQGLEKYSSRQFQFDAGLNFDLGSALKGLTFNTVFGLDYYNRFYLSENINDYSVQVATWNANDKITNIQRYGLVDKASRGRSLTDAYQRLVTFYSGQFNYKNTFNKVHNVSGLLLVNAFLRQISEVYHGDGNANLGFQAGYNYDQKYYVDFTSNYVHSAKLESQNSNAFSPVVTVGWRMSKEKFLAKSSVVNDLRLTATAGILHTDMDFTEYFLFRSAYGNGDAFRFNEGRQSNGTNVLRGANANLVFVQRKELNFGVDATLFNRLLQVNASYYRIEMNGLPLKNANAYPNYFVFGSTNFIPAIENYNNNLYTGFDFGASINKRVGQVGLNVGLTGTYINNKALKRREVYEAKWSYLSRVGQPVDGIWGLQSDGFFMNQAQINASPSQTGIAGSSLRAGDLKYVDQNGDGKIDNNDIVYLARSTPSFILGLNITAKWKNFTLFMLLNGATGGKGNKTNDYFRVRQERKYSEYVRDRTIINKDVSGNWEVTQLGAYPRLTTTAGDNNFRDSDFWLYDNSYINLSKVQLSYDFPTGVIKSKIVKNLGVYVSGFDLLTISKNRKILQTNIGAAPQLTFFNLGVKATL, encoded by the coding sequence ATGAAAATATTTAAAGTAAATATATTGTTGCACCTCGTACTTGCTTTATTTTGTTTGAAACTGAAAGCTCAGCAAACCAAACAAGGTGAACTAAATGCCAGGGTGCAAAACTCAAAAGGCGAGCCTGTGCAGGGTGCGTCTGTAATAAGCCTGGGGAATGAAATTACCAATACAGACAAGGAAGGCGCATTTTCTATAATTACAACACCTGGTAAGCGCCTTGTTATAACTGCGCTGGGATATCAGTCGTTAACTATAGATGCTGATACAACGCTGAAGTTGATTACACTTAAATCTGAAGCAGATCAGGTTCAGGTTGCTTTTCAAAAGCAAGACAGATCAGAGATATTAGGTGGTGTATCTAACTTCAACGTGGCAGAAATGCTGGAGAAAAATTATTACATGTCAACCAGTGATTATTTATCTTCCTTTCTACCAGGTTATAACGGTACTAATGGAAATGTTTGGGGCTCCGGTACGCTAACTATGGTTGACGGTGTGCCACGCGACATTGGCAACGTACTACCAACTGAGATAGACCAGATAACCTTATTAAAAGGAGCGCAAGCCGTTGCGCTGTACGGCAGCCAGGCCAGCAGGGGTGTTTTAATTGTAACTACAAAACGTGGTACCTCGGGGCAGGATGCATTTAAAGTACGGTTTAACGCCGGTGTATTTACACCAAGAGGTTACCCTGATTATGTTGGCGCCGCCGAGTATATGACATTGTACAACGAAGCGAGGAGAAATGATGGTGCAGGAACGCTGTATGACGATGTGACCATTAATAACACCGCTTCTGGCAAAAACCTTTTCAGATATCCGGATGTAAATTATTACTCATCAGAGTTCCTGAAAAAATCAGTTAACAGAGCAGATGTAACCGCTGAGTTTAGAGGTGGAAATGAAAAGGCGCGTTTCTATGCCAACATGGGCTTTTACCAACAAGGCTCGTTATTAAATGTTGGTACAGGCAAAGACGAAGGCGTTTCGCGTTTCAATGTGCGTGGTAATCTTGATATTAAATTTAATAAAGCAATTACAGGTAAAATAAACGCGAGTTTGGCTTATTATGATACCAAAACCGCCAAAGGCAACTATTGGGGCAACGCGGCTACATTAAGGCCAAACTGGTACGCTCCGTTAATACCACTATCTGCAGTTGAAAACCCAAATGATCCAAAATGGCAAACGTTTAAAGATAGCCCTTTTCTTGTTGATGGCCAGTATTTAGTGGGTGGCCGCCAGGATATGACAACCACGCCATTTGGCGCACTGTACACGCAAGGGTTAGAAAAATATTCGTCCCGGCAGTTTCAGTTCGACGCCGGATTAAATTTTGACCTGGGTTCTGCTCTAAAAGGCTTAACTTTTAATACTGTATTCGGATTAGATTACTATAATCGTTTTTATTTATCAGAAAATATTAATGATTATTCTGTGCAGGTTGCCACCTGGAATGCAAATGATAAAATTACCAATATACAACGCTATGGTTTGGTTGATAAAGCTTCTCGTGGCAGATCACTAACTGATGCGTATCAACGTTTGGTAACTTTTTACTCTGGTCAGTTTAACTATAAAAACACCTTTAATAAAGTTCACAATGTGTCAGGTTTGTTGCTGGTAAATGCATTTTTAAGGCAAATATCCGAAGTTTATCACGGCGATGGAAATGCAAACCTGGGCTTTCAGGCGGGGTATAACTATGATCAAAAATATTATGTAGATTTTACAAGTAACTATGTTCATTCTGCAAAGCTTGAATCCCAAAATAGCAATGCATTTTCTCCGGTTGTAACTGTGGGGTGGAGAATGAGCAAAGAAAAATTCCTTGCAAAATCTTCTGTAGTTAACGACCTTAGGTTGACAGCCACTGCCGGTATTTTGCATACCGACATGGATTTTACAGAGTATTTTCTCTTTAGAAGCGCCTATGGTAATGGCGACGCATTTAGATTTAACGAAGGCCGTCAGTCAAATGGTACAAACGTACTACGAGGCGCTAACGCTAACTTAGTTTTTGTGCAAAGAAAAGAGTTAAACTTTGGAGTTGATGCAACATTGTTTAACAGATTGTTGCAGGTAAACGCTTCGTATTATCGCATTGAAATGAACGGCCTACCGCTTAAGAATGCTAATGCATATCCAAATTACTTTGTATTTGGCTCAACCAACTTTATTCCCGCAATTGAAAATTATAATAACAACCTGTATACCGGTTTTGATTTTGGCGCTTCAATTAACAAACGAGTTGGACAGGTTGGCTTAAACGTTGGTTTAACCGGAACTTACATCAATAACAAAGCCTTAAAACGGAGAGAAGTTTATGAGGCCAAATGGAGTTATTTATCAAGAGTAGGGCAACCGGTTGATGGTATCTGGGGATTGCAAAGTGACGGCTTTTTCATGAACCAGGCGCAGATAAACGCAAGCCCTTCGCAAACAGGTATAGCCGGATCAAGTTTAAGAGCCGGAGATTTGAAGTATGTTGACCAAAATGGTGATGGTAAAATTGATAATAATGATATTGTTTATTTAGCCCGTAGTACACCATCATTTATATTGGGTTTAAACATAACCGCCAAATGGAAGAACTTCACCTTGTTCATGTTGCTTAATGGAGCAACTGGTGGAAAAGGCAATAAAACGAACGATTATTTCAGAGTACGCCAGGAGAGAAAGTACTCAGAATATGTTAGAGACAGAACAATAATCAATAAAGACGTAAGCGGTAATTGGGAAGTAACTCAGTTAGGCGCATATCCACGCCTAACTACTACTGCCGGAGATAATAACTTCCGTGATTCTGATTTCTGGTTGTACGATAACAGTTACATCAATTTATCAAAAGTGCAGTTGTCTTATGATTTTCCTACAGGAGTTATCAAAAGTAAAATTGTAAAAAATTTAGGCGTGTATGTTAGCGGGTTTGATCTGTTAACTATTTCTAAAAACAGAAAGATACTTCAAACTAATATTGGAGCGGCTCCTCAGTTAACGTTTTTTAACCTGGGCGTAAAAGCAACCTTATAA